In the Myxococcota bacterium genome, one interval contains:
- a CDS encoding TetR/AcrR family transcriptional regulator yields MTAVVASPTDDPKRRRILDAALSVGARSGISAARMEEVASEAGVSKGTLYRFFQSKEDLFLATLIDSYETGVRHVDARLPDESEPETRLRAVLEGLVGVLERVGPRATLHYQAWGMVAANPELNERLHGFLRAFHADRFDEFASLVVDGQAAGRFRSDVDAATTAHAIGSLLSGFIYRSAFDPDAATPDALRRCFDDLVGGLIAGSAPDPDSTPARPPEVPPT; encoded by the coding sequence ATGACAGCCGTCGTCGCTTCCCCGACGGACGATCCGAAGCGACGCCGCATCCTCGACGCGGCGCTGAGCGTGGGTGCCCGGAGCGGAATCTCGGCCGCCCGGATGGAAGAGGTGGCCAGCGAGGCCGGCGTCTCGAAGGGAACGCTCTACCGGTTCTTCCAGAGCAAGGAAGATCTCTTCCTGGCCACCCTCATCGATTCCTACGAAACCGGGGTGCGCCATGTCGACGCCCGGCTGCCCGACGAGTCCGAGCCCGAGACGCGTCTGCGGGCAGTGCTGGAAGGGCTGGTCGGGGTGCTCGAGCGGGTCGGGCCGCGCGCGACCCTCCACTATCAGGCGTGGGGCATGGTGGCTGCGAATCCGGAGCTGAACGAGCGACTGCACGGCTTCCTGCGAGCGTTCCACGCAGACCGCTTCGACGAATTCGCATCGCTCGTCGTCGACGGCCAGGCGGCCGGCCGGTTTCGCTCGGACGTCGACGCGGCGACCACCGCCCACGCGATCGGATCGCTGTTGTCCGGGTTCATCTACCGCTCTGCCTTCGACCCCGACGCTGCGACGCCCGACGCACTGCGGCGCTGTTTCGATGACCTGGTCGGCGGCTTGATCGCCGGTTCCGCTCCTGATCCCGATTCCACTCCAGCGCGCCCGCCGGAGGTTCCTCCCACATGA
- a CDS encoding sigma-70 family RNA polymerase sigma factor, whose translation MTVKAEDRKKKKKAEEGTQAATGATRAAPAEDLDPGRERRPLESYFQEIGGTRTLRREEEVLLAKELEAATQQLREALYAIPLCARHVVGRWDELRALSHTGAKLSESVGDEETGEIAARVERAVKRLRTLLANRDKARKSGPQKELIKIDARISRDMKSAQLSLAVLAEMRQKCLELARDLRRARRGTKRFKELEADAEMSRDDLLKKVGAVEDAHDRMSDEKNRFIEHNLKLVVAIAKDYRNLGLSFPDLIQEGNLGLIRAVEKFDHRRGFKFSTYAVWWIRQALVRAIQNHSRTIRLPSHVHDRLQRSQRVRAELTGKLGREPTPAELAPELGTDASSLEALDVLSREAISLESSVAGTEKRLEDFVADPTSSAPDNGLDGERMRSGVGYLIGALTSREQLILRLRYGLGGEEEHTLEQIGQSLGLSRERVRQLEARALKKLRETLPAQNLHPILEP comes from the coding sequence GTGACAGTGAAGGCGGAAGACCGCAAGAAAAAGAAGAAGGCCGAAGAAGGCACCCAGGCTGCGACCGGGGCTACCCGGGCCGCACCGGCCGAGGATCTGGATCCGGGCCGGGAACGACGCCCGTTGGAGTCGTACTTCCAGGAGATCGGCGGCACCCGCACGCTTCGGCGTGAGGAAGAGGTGCTGCTCGCCAAGGAACTGGAAGCGGCCACTCAGCAGCTGCGGGAAGCGCTGTACGCGATCCCGCTTTGCGCGCGACACGTCGTCGGGCGCTGGGACGAACTGCGCGCGCTCTCGCATACGGGCGCGAAGCTCTCCGAATCCGTCGGCGACGAGGAGACGGGGGAGATCGCTGCGCGCGTCGAGCGCGCGGTGAAGCGCCTGCGCACCCTGCTCGCCAATCGCGACAAGGCGCGCAAGAGCGGCCCCCAGAAAGAGCTCATCAAGATCGACGCACGGATCTCGCGTGACATGAAGTCGGCCCAGCTGTCGCTGGCCGTGCTCGCCGAGATGCGCCAGAAATGCCTCGAGCTCGCGCGCGATCTGCGCCGGGCCCGACGCGGCACGAAGCGCTTCAAGGAGCTCGAGGCCGACGCCGAGATGTCGCGGGATGATCTGCTCAAGAAGGTCGGCGCCGTCGAAGACGCGCACGATCGGATGAGCGACGAGAAGAACCGCTTCATCGAGCACAACCTGAAGCTCGTCGTGGCGATCGCCAAGGACTACCGGAACCTGGGCCTGTCCTTCCCGGACCTGATCCAGGAAGGCAACCTGGGCCTGATCCGCGCCGTCGAGAAGTTCGACCACCGCCGTGGTTTCAAGTTCTCGACCTACGCGGTCTGGTGGATCCGCCAGGCACTCGTGCGCGCGATCCAGAACCACTCGCGGACGATCCGTCTGCCCTCTCACGTGCACGACCGGCTGCAGCGCAGCCAGCGCGTGCGCGCCGAGCTCACGGGCAAGCTGGGTCGCGAGCCCACGCCGGCCGAGCTGGCGCCGGAACTCGGAACGGACGCGAGCTCTCTGGAGGCACTCGACGTGCTCAGCCGCGAGGCGATCTCGCTCGAGTCGTCGGTGGCCGGCACCGAGAAGCGGCTCGAAGACTTCGTCGCGGATCCCACGTCGTCTGCACCGGACAACGGTCTCGACGGCGAGCGCATGCGTTCGGGCGTCGGCTACCTGATCGGTGCGCTGACGTCGCGGGAGCAGCTGATCCTGCGCCTGCGCTACGGCCTGGGCGGCGAGGAAGAGCACACCCTCGAGCAGATCGGTCAGTCGCTCGGTCTGTCGCGCGAGCGCGTGCGTCAGCTCGAGGCACGCGCCCTGAAGAAGCTGCGCGAGACCCTACCCGCGCAGAATCTGCACCCGATCCTCGAGCCCTAG
- a CDS encoding phytanoyl-CoA dioxygenase family protein: MIPDRPPQKPTAPERLTAAERRAWREDGFFVRERLFGPEELDELRGAAERCVKLAEQAMQRSEDVYAIDGNVYHEAGGSTVQLEHTPGSKTIRVIEPFHHLDDTMNRLIDDPRLVEPMRDLIGDERVCLYTDKLNLKRPREGSGFGWHQDSPYWAHFAPELDRLPNVLVALDDADEENGCFRVIRGSHRRGLLPGREGEGRLGPLFTDPTAFDLEDQVPAAMPAGSAIFFSPHTVHGSESNRSDALRRALVITYQPGSPDGRRMFKVDRTRFAGEREPS, encoded by the coding sequence GTGATTCCCGATCGTCCGCCCCAGAAGCCGACTGCACCGGAACGCCTGACCGCCGCAGAGCGCCGCGCTTGGCGCGAAGACGGCTTCTTCGTGCGCGAGCGCCTGTTCGGACCCGAAGAGCTGGACGAACTGCGTGGGGCCGCCGAGCGGTGCGTGAAGCTGGCCGAACAGGCCATGCAGCGTTCCGAGGACGTGTACGCGATCGACGGCAACGTCTACCACGAAGCCGGCGGCTCGACGGTGCAGCTCGAACACACGCCGGGCTCCAAGACGATCCGCGTGATCGAACCCTTCCATCACCTCGACGACACGATGAACCGGCTGATCGATGATCCGCGTCTCGTCGAACCGATGCGCGACCTGATCGGGGACGAGCGCGTCTGCCTCTACACCGACAAGCTGAACCTGAAGCGTCCGCGCGAGGGGTCGGGTTTCGGCTGGCACCAGGACTCGCCGTACTGGGCGCACTTTGCTCCCGAGCTGGATCGGCTGCCGAACGTGCTCGTCGCCCTCGATGACGCCGACGAGGAGAACGGCTGCTTTCGGGTGATTCGGGGCAGCCATCGGCGAGGGCTGCTGCCCGGACGGGAAGGAGAGGGGCGCCTTGGCCCGCTCTTCACCGACCCCACCGCCTTTGATCTCGAGGACCAGGTGCCCGCGGCGATGCCCGCCGGCAGCGCGATCTTCTTCAGTCCGCACACCGTGCACGGGTCCGAGTCCAACCGTTCCGATGCGCTCCGCCGCGCACTCGTGATCACCTACCAGCCGGGGAGTCCCGACGGCCGGCGAATGTTCAAGGTGGACCGCACCCGGTTTGCCGGCGAGCGCGAGCCGAGCTGA
- a CDS encoding undecaprenyl-diphosphate phosphatase has translation MTPLEALWLGIIQGLTEFFPVSSSGHLVIGQALLGLEETGVVFEVAVHVATLVSVLVFYRRRVAGLVVDALRGRREALEYGGKLAVATLPAVILVLLAGDFLEALFDRPAVAGIALLVTGGILWTTRWTLPRAEHPEPGWLSAWWIGCAQAFAIVPGISRSGSTVAMSLGLGIRPAAAAEFSFLMSVPAILGAAVTKFDELTQVAAEAVWPLVVGSAAAGVAGVAAIWLFVAMLRRQSFHVFSYYTWVAGAAFLAWLHWA, from the coding sequence GTGACGCCGCTCGAGGCGCTCTGGCTGGGCATCATCCAAGGGCTCACCGAGTTCTTCCCGGTCTCGAGCTCGGGCCATCTCGTGATCGGTCAGGCCCTGTTGGGTCTCGAGGAGACCGGGGTCGTCTTCGAGGTGGCCGTGCACGTCGCCACCCTGGTGTCCGTGCTCGTCTTCTATCGGCGTCGCGTTGCCGGTCTCGTCGTCGATGCGCTGCGCGGCCGTCGCGAGGCGCTCGAGTACGGCGGAAAGTTGGCGGTCGCGACGTTGCCGGCGGTGATCCTGGTGCTCCTCGCCGGTGATTTCCTCGAGGCGCTCTTCGACCGCCCTGCCGTAGCGGGCATCGCGCTGCTCGTGACGGGCGGGATCCTGTGGACCACGCGCTGGACCTTGCCCCGCGCCGAGCACCCCGAACCCGGTTGGCTGTCGGCCTGGTGGATCGGCTGCGCCCAGGCCTTTGCGATCGTTCCCGGAATCTCGCGGAGCGGGTCGACCGTGGCGATGTCCCTCGGTCTGGGAATTCGCCCCGCGGCGGCCGCCGAGTTCTCGTTCTTGATGAGCGTGCCCGCCATCCTGGGCGCCGCCGTCACGAAGTTCGATGAGCTCACCCAGGTGGCCGCCGAGGCGGTATGGCCACTGGTGGTCGGGAGTGCGGCAGCCGGCGTCGCCGGCGTCGCCGCGATCTGGCTGTTCGTCGCGATGCTGCGCCGCCAGTCCTTCCACGTGTTCTCGTACTACACGTGGGTGGCGGGAGCGGCGTTCCTCGCTTGGCTGCACTGGGCCTGA
- a CDS encoding cytochrome c: MRLLRAASCVLVATVAAACADSEEAPAPESFGGGDARAGAAHYRIYCATCHGETGCGDGPLSASLDPKPAKHCDGEYMNALSDDHLFTVVKEGGQAAGKSAQMAAWGGSLSDAQIIDVIAFMRSVADPPYQAP; the protein is encoded by the coding sequence ATGCGCCTCCTGAGGGCAGCCTCCTGCGTTCTGGTCGCGACCGTCGCCGCGGCCTGCGCAGACTCCGAGGAAGCACCAGCGCCCGAGTCCTTCGGAGGAGGCGACGCAAGAGCGGGCGCGGCCCACTACCGGATCTATTGCGCCACCTGCCACGGGGAAACCGGCTGCGGCGACGGCCCCCTTTCGGCCAGCCTCGACCCGAAGCCGGCGAAGCACTGCGACGGGGAGTACATGAACGCCCTGTCCGACGATCACCTGTTCACGGTGGTGAAGGAGGGTGGCCAGGCCGCCGGTAAGTCGGCGCAGATGGCGGCCTGGGGCGGCAGCCTGAGCGACGCCCAGATCATCGACGTGATCGCGTTCATGCGCTCCGTCGCCGACCCGCCGTACCAGGCTCCGTAG
- a CDS encoding acyl-CoA desaturase: MASAAGPELEAPTPLSEAEGWWTRQDWPAVIVYWGLHAAALLALYVASGPLEWTLLGVTFYARLFGITGGYHRYFAHKSYRTSRAFQFVLALVACSATQKGPLWWAGHHRDHHKNADGPGDLHSPRDGLYHAHQGWIFEGQWDGTPLDRIEEFARYPELVWLNRNHHVPPFALAILCFAIGGFSGLIWGYVLSTVLLWHATYTINSLAHVWGSRRYETRDDSRNNFWLALLTLGEGWHNNHHHFCASARQGFRWWEIDVTYYVLRGLAAVGLVWDIREPPERIVYPERSPAAG, from the coding sequence GTGGCATCTGCAGCTGGACCGGAACTCGAGGCTCCCACACCGCTCTCGGAAGCGGAGGGTTGGTGGACCCGCCAGGATTGGCCGGCGGTCATCGTGTACTGGGGTCTCCACGCGGCAGCGCTCCTCGCGCTCTACGTCGCTTCGGGGCCCCTGGAATGGACGCTCCTCGGCGTGACCTTCTACGCGCGGTTGTTCGGCATCACCGGCGGCTACCACCGCTACTTCGCCCACAAGAGCTACCGCACCAGCCGCGCCTTCCAGTTCGTGTTGGCCCTGGTCGCCTGCTCGGCCACTCAGAAAGGGCCGCTTTGGTGGGCCGGGCATCACCGCGACCACCACAAGAACGCGGACGGCCCGGGCGACCTGCACTCGCCTCGCGACGGCCTCTACCACGCCCATCAGGGCTGGATCTTCGAAGGGCAGTGGGACGGCACTCCCCTGGACCGGATCGAAGAATTCGCGCGCTACCCGGAGCTCGTGTGGTTGAACCGGAACCACCACGTCCCGCCCTTCGCCCTTGCCATCCTGTGCTTCGCGATCGGAGGCTTCTCCGGGCTCATCTGGGGCTACGTGTTGTCGACCGTGCTGCTCTGGCACGCCACCTACACGATCAACTCGCTGGCCCACGTGTGGGGCAGCCGGCGCTACGAGACGCGCGACGACAGCCGCAACAACTTCTGGCTCGCGCTGCTCACCCTCGGCGAGGGCTGGCACAACAACCACCACCACTTCTGCGCGTCGGCCCGTCAGGGGTTCCGCTGGTGGGAGATCGACGTCACCTACTACGTCCTGCGCGGCCTCGCCGCGGTGGGTCTCGTGTGGGACATCCGCGAGCCCCCCGAGCGCATCGTGTACCCCGAGCGGAGCCCTGCGGCCGGATAG
- the thrH gene encoding bifunctional phosphoserine phosphatase/homoserine phosphotransferase ThrH, whose protein sequence is MIIACLDLEGVLIPEIWINVAERAGIDALRITTRDEPDYDVLMRKRLQICEEHGLGLPDIQRVIGELSPLEGAPAFVDWLRERFQVVILSDTFYEFAAPLMAQLGYPTLFCHRLVVDGTGRITDYRLRQQDQKRCAVEAFHGLNFKVIASGDSYNDTSMLQAADAGILFRPPDNVIAEFPQFPVTRTYDELRAEFLRGQERCAS, encoded by the coding sequence TTGATCATCGCCTGCCTCGATCTGGAAGGGGTCTTGATCCCCGAGATCTGGATCAACGTCGCCGAGCGCGCCGGCATCGACGCCCTGCGCATCACCACGCGCGACGAGCCCGACTACGACGTGCTGATGCGCAAGCGGCTCCAGATCTGCGAGGAGCACGGTCTGGGCCTGCCCGACATCCAACGCGTGATCGGTGAGCTGTCTCCCCTCGAAGGTGCACCGGCCTTCGTCGACTGGCTTCGCGAGCGCTTCCAGGTCGTCATCCTCTCGGACACCTTCTACGAGTTCGCGGCACCGCTGATGGCCCAGCTCGGCTACCCCACCCTCTTCTGCCACCGCCTGGTGGTCGACGGAACCGGACGGATCACCGACTACCGGCTTCGGCAGCAAGACCAGAAGCGGTGCGCGGTCGAGGCGTTTCACGGCCTCAACTTCAAAGTGATCGCCTCGGGCGATTCGTACAACGACACGTCGATGCTCCAGGCCGCCGACGCAGGAATCCTGTTCCGGCCCCCGGACAACGTGATCGCCGAGTTTCCCCAGTTCCCGGTGACTCGGACCTACGACGAACTCCGCGCCGAGTTCCTGCGCGGACAGGAGCGATGCGCCTCCTGA